A stretch of Microbacterium sp. LWH3-1.2 DNA encodes these proteins:
- the topA gene encoding type I DNA topoisomerase, with product MAEGKKLVIVESPTKMKSIQGYLGDGYEVLSSVGHIRDLADKRDIPADKKQAYGKYSIDIDNGFDPYYVESERGKKTVAELKRALKGADELLLATDEDREGEAIAWHLLQTLKPKVPVKRMVFHEITKDAIQAAVGNTRELDLALVDAQETRRILDRLYGWDVSPVLWYKVQQGTSAGRVQSAATRLVVDRERERMAFVSASYWDIEALAAPNRPQGRDESFSTRLARVDGAVLARGTDFDDRGELKKAVLVLDEAQVRELAAAIEAAAEASVTALESKPGTRSPKPPFTTSTLQQEAGRKLSMSAKHAMGVAQRLYEKGYITYMRTDSTALSTQAVRAAREQAVAMYGDKSVPPNPRSYRNNSKNAQEAHEAIRPSGETFRTPSEVSGQLDRDELRLYDLIWKRTMASQMSDAKYETTTVTLEVSAAGRRAEFTASGTVYTFKGFLEAYEEGRDEKRGDSDKADDQSLPAMAVGDVLRLRDVEPKGHATSPKPRYTEASLVKALEEKGIGRPSTFASIIDVILNRGYVTKRGQALIPSWLAFSVVRLLEQHFADLVDYDFTAALEDDLDAIARGEQKRQDWLQEFYFGSTDHVGLRNIVDNLGEIDARALNSTPIGDLATLRFGKYGPYLEVPDKEKPDAEPRRVNIPEDLAPDELTPARAKELIDAPVAGDRVLGENPANGKLVVVKDGRFGPYVQEADPPAEENVDEETGEVVPVEPEPAPKKRGAKKEAAPKPRTASLFKSMSVDTIDLDTALKLLDLPRTVGIDPETEAPITAQNGRYGPYLKKGTDSRTLQNEQQIFDITLEEALAVYAQPKYGARGASSALKEFEADPTSGKPIKLKDGRFGPYVTDGETNATIPRGEDAMEVTFERAVQLLADKRAKGPAKRPARRTTTTRKPAAKK from the coding sequence TTGGCAGAAGGCAAGAAGCTCGTCATCGTCGAGTCACCGACGAAGATGAAGTCGATCCAGGGGTACCTCGGCGATGGCTACGAGGTGCTCAGCTCGGTCGGGCACATCCGCGACCTGGCGGACAAGCGCGACATCCCGGCCGACAAGAAGCAGGCCTATGGGAAGTACTCCATCGACATCGACAACGGCTTCGATCCCTACTACGTCGAGAGCGAGCGCGGGAAGAAGACGGTCGCCGAGCTCAAGCGCGCGCTGAAGGGGGCGGACGAGCTCCTGCTCGCCACCGATGAAGACCGCGAGGGTGAAGCCATCGCGTGGCACCTCCTGCAGACGCTCAAGCCCAAGGTCCCCGTCAAGCGCATGGTGTTCCACGAGATCACCAAGGATGCGATCCAGGCCGCCGTCGGCAACACGCGCGAGCTCGACCTCGCGCTCGTCGACGCGCAGGAGACCCGCCGCATCCTCGACCGGCTGTACGGCTGGGACGTCAGCCCGGTGCTCTGGTACAAGGTGCAGCAGGGAACGTCGGCCGGCCGCGTGCAGTCGGCGGCGACGCGGCTCGTGGTCGACCGCGAGCGCGAGCGCATGGCGTTCGTGTCGGCCTCGTACTGGGACATCGAGGCGCTCGCCGCGCCGAACCGCCCGCAGGGGAGGGACGAGTCGTTCTCGACCCGCCTCGCACGCGTCGACGGTGCGGTGCTCGCCCGCGGCACCGACTTCGACGATCGCGGTGAGCTGAAGAAGGCCGTGCTGGTCCTCGACGAGGCCCAGGTGCGCGAACTCGCCGCCGCCATCGAGGCCGCGGCCGAGGCATCCGTCACCGCCCTCGAGTCGAAGCCGGGAACCCGCAGCCCCAAGCCCCCGTTCACGACCTCGACCCTCCAGCAGGAGGCCGGTCGCAAGCTCTCGATGAGCGCCAAGCACGCCATGGGCGTCGCGCAGCGTCTCTATGAGAAGGGGTACATCACTTATATGCGCACCGACTCGACCGCGCTGTCGACGCAGGCCGTGCGGGCCGCGCGCGAGCAGGCCGTCGCGATGTACGGCGACAAGTCGGTGCCGCCGAACCCGCGGAGCTACCGCAACAACAGCAAGAACGCGCAGGAGGCGCACGAGGCCATCCGGCCGTCGGGTGAGACGTTCCGCACGCCGTCGGAGGTGTCGGGGCAGCTCGACCGCGACGAGCTGCGCCTGTACGACCTCATCTGGAAGCGCACGATGGCCAGCCAGATGTCCGACGCGAAGTACGAGACCACAACCGTGACCCTCGAGGTCTCGGCGGCCGGTCGTCGCGCCGAGTTCACGGCATCCGGAACCGTCTACACGTTCAAAGGATTCCTGGAGGCGTACGAGGAAGGCCGCGACGAGAAGCGCGGCGACAGCGACAAGGCCGACGACCAGTCGCTCCCCGCGATGGCCGTCGGCGACGTGCTGCGCCTGCGCGACGTCGAGCCGAAGGGCCACGCGACGAGCCCCAAGCCGCGATACACCGAGGCGAGCCTCGTCAAGGCGCTCGAGGAGAAGGGCATCGGCCGCCCCTCGACGTTCGCGAGCATCATCGACGTCATCCTCAACCGCGGCTATGTGACCAAGCGGGGCCAGGCGCTCATCCCGAGCTGGCTCGCGTTCAGCGTGGTGCGCCTGCTGGAACAGCACTTCGCCGACCTCGTCGACTACGACTTCACGGCGGCACTCGAGGACGACCTCGACGCGATCGCCCGCGGCGAGCAGAAGCGTCAGGACTGGCTGCAGGAGTTCTACTTCGGCTCCACTGACCACGTGGGCCTCCGCAACATCGTGGACAACCTCGGCGAGATCGACGCTCGCGCCCTCAACTCGACACCGATCGGGGACCTCGCGACGCTGCGGTTCGGCAAGTACGGCCCGTATCTCGAGGTGCCCGACAAGGAGAAGCCGGACGCTGAGCCCCGGCGCGTCAACATCCCCGAGGACCTCGCGCCCGACGAGCTGACTCCGGCGCGTGCGAAGGAGCTCATCGACGCCCCGGTCGCGGGCGACCGCGTGTTGGGCGAGAACCCCGCCAACGGCAAGCTCGTCGTGGTGAAGGACGGCCGCTTCGGTCCCTACGTGCAGGAGGCCGACCCGCCCGCCGAGGAGAACGTGGACGAGGAGACCGGCGAGGTCGTCCCGGTCGAGCCGGAACCCGCGCCGAAGAAGCGCGGCGCGAAGAAGGAGGCCGCGCCGAAGCCGCGCACAGCGTCGCTCTTCAAGTCGATGTCGGTCGACACGATCGACCTGGACACCGCGCTGAAGCTGCTCGACCTGCCGCGCACGGTCGGCATCGACCCTGAGACGGAAGCCCCGATCACCGCTCAGAACGGCCGGTACGGCCCGTACCTGAAGAAGGGCACCGACTCCCGTACGTTGCAGAACGAGCAGCAGATCTTCGACATCACGCTCGAAGAGGCGCTGGCGGTGTACGCGCAGCCGAAGTACGGCGCACGGGGCGCTTCATCTGCGCTCAAGGAGTTCGAAGCCGACCCCACGAGCGGCAAGCCGATCAAGCTGAAGGACGGCCGCTTCGGCCCGTACGTCACCGACGGCGAGACCAACGCGACGATCCCGCGCGGCGAGGACGCGATGGAGGTCACGTTCGAGCGCGCGGTACAGCTGCTCGCCGACAAACGCGCGAAAGGCCCGGCCAAGCGCCCGGCGCGCCGCACGACGACGACGCGCAAGCCCGCGGCGAAGAAGTGA
- a CDS encoding helicase yields the protein MACDPAACLRPAGERTLLMAGTMAAVGIISAAALLAVGLAGAGAAAAASQRLASAADAGALAAADAASGAIPGVPCDRAAEVAGTFGAVVEACELDELIATVTVSMRLGPVAARASARAGPPP from the coding sequence GTGGCCTGTGATCCTGCCGCGTGCCTTCGCCCCGCCGGCGAGCGGACGCTGCTGATGGCGGGGACGATGGCGGCCGTCGGGATCATCTCCGCCGCAGCGCTGCTCGCGGTGGGGCTCGCCGGCGCCGGCGCGGCCGCGGCCGCGAGCCAGCGATTGGCCTCGGCGGCGGACGCCGGGGCGCTCGCCGCGGCGGACGCGGCATCGGGGGCGATTCCCGGTGTCCCGTGCGATCGGGCGGCCGAGGTCGCGGGCACGTTCGGCGCCGTCGTCGAGGCGTGCGAGCTCGACGAGCTGATCGCGACGGTCACCGTCTCGATGCGCCTCGGACCGGTCGCCGCACGGGCATCGGCTCGGGCAGGTCCGCCGCCCTGA
- a CDS encoding TadE family type IV pilus minor pilin yields the protein MRPRLGDDRGAVVAEFAVALPAVVLVLVLGVGALAGASRQVRLQDAVADAARLSARGESDQRVRDAVAATVGEASVEITPRGDLVCVSATASALFGVRVTAAGCALAGGL from the coding sequence ATGCGCCCGCGGCTGGGCGACGACCGCGGCGCGGTCGTCGCCGAGTTCGCGGTCGCCCTCCCGGCGGTCGTCCTCGTGCTGGTCCTCGGTGTGGGCGCGCTCGCCGGGGCGTCCCGGCAGGTGCGGCTTCAAGACGCGGTGGCGGATGCCGCGCGCCTGAGCGCTCGCGGCGAATCCGACCAGCGCGTCCGCGATGCCGTCGCGGCGACGGTGGGCGAGGCATCCGTCGAGATCACCCCTCGAGGTGATCTCGTGTGCGTGTCGGCAACCGCGTCCGCGCTGTTCGGGGTGCGTGTCACGGCCGCCGGGTGCGCATTGGCAGGTGGCCTGTGA
- a CDS encoding DUF4244 domain-containing protein, translated as MSLSRADRVVPPLTRRRAERLFAPPEAERTWADETGAATAEYAIATMAAVAFAGLLVVIMRSDEVRTILTDLVRRALTVA; from the coding sequence ATGTCCCTGTCCCGAGCCGACCGAGTCGTGCCCCCTCTCACACGCCGCCGTGCCGAACGCCTGTTCGCACCGCCCGAGGCCGAACGCACGTGGGCCGACGAGACCGGAGCCGCGACGGCCGAGTACGCCATCGCGACGATGGCAGCCGTCGCCTTCGCCGGACTGCTGGTCGTGATCATGCGGTCCGACGAGGTGCGCACAATCCTCACCGACCTCGTACGACGCGCGCTCACGGTGGCGTGA
- a CDS encoding type II secretion system F family protein codes for MAETVLRLAVLLQAGVAPARAWEHLARAGDPAALNVASAIGRGVPLPEAIATAGSGAWREVGVASQVALVVGAPLAECLRGLAAALRDGQEAADDVRVALAEPAGTARLMSWLPLVAVGLGAALGFDTFGTLFANPLGVACLAGGAVLILAARRWTTRLVRAAATSEGAPGLDAELIAIALSGGVSIDRARAVVREARRRGNPGGSSVSEDRSAHETAHVEEDSGRSDDVDAVLALSRTAGVPAVELLRASAAHARHRARVEARLRAARLSSRLLIPLGVCTLPAFLLLGVAPMLLSVMSTMSVSL; via the coding sequence GTGGCGGAGACTGTCCTGAGGCTGGCGGTGCTGCTGCAGGCGGGAGTGGCGCCTGCCCGCGCGTGGGAGCATCTCGCTCGCGCCGGCGACCCGGCGGCTCTGAACGTCGCATCGGCGATCGGACGAGGGGTGCCGCTGCCCGAGGCGATCGCCACCGCGGGGTCCGGCGCGTGGCGCGAGGTCGGCGTCGCCTCTCAGGTCGCGCTGGTCGTGGGTGCACCGCTCGCCGAGTGCCTGCGTGGACTGGCCGCGGCGCTGCGCGACGGGCAGGAGGCGGCCGACGACGTGCGGGTGGCCCTCGCCGAGCCCGCGGGAACGGCTCGACTCATGAGCTGGCTCCCGCTCGTTGCGGTGGGACTGGGCGCTGCACTCGGGTTCGATACGTTCGGCACCCTGTTCGCGAATCCGCTCGGGGTGGCCTGTCTCGCCGGCGGCGCCGTGCTGATCCTCGCTGCTCGCCGCTGGACGACGCGGCTCGTGCGCGCAGCCGCGACGTCCGAGGGCGCGCCCGGCCTCGATGCGGAGCTGATCGCGATCGCCCTGAGCGGCGGGGTCTCCATCGATCGGGCGCGGGCGGTCGTACGGGAGGCGCGCCGACGAGGAAACCCGGGCGGGAGCTCCGTTTCGGAGGACCGCTCCGCGCATGAAACAGCCCACGTGGAGGAGGATTCCGGCAGATCGGACGATGTGGATGCCGTGCTGGCGCTGTCGCGGACGGCCGGCGTGCCCGCCGTCGAGCTGCTGCGCGCTTCGGCCGCCCACGCCCGGCATCGTGCGCGCGTCGAAGCCCGTCTGCGTGCTGCGCGGCTCTCGTCTCGGCTGCTCATTCCGCTGGGCGTGTGCACGCTGCCGGCCTTCCTCCTTCTCGGAGTCGCGCCCATGCTGCTCAGCGTCATGTCGACGATGTCGGTCTCGCTGTGA
- a CDS encoding TadA family conjugal transfer-associated ATPase — MSAPFVVRRRSGTSVTPGAKERTDAAPRPASAAPAFAPAAAAPPAAAGAWVPHRGGAGAATRVAKSASPPGLGEAAKPALSPARPNTVAFAHSSAQRPPVLEPFAAYLDDPEVTDLFVNGAAGLFVDRGAGVVQAREWRATEDEVRDLAVALIGLGGRHIDDAAPCVDVRLDGGIRVHAVLPPIAPEGTVLSIRVPRLGAATLDDLQRTGMFDEDVRRRLVDAIAGRANLLVSGAAGAGKTTLLAALLAEAPAHERIVTIEDVAELRIAHPHHVRLEARQPNIEGSGGVGLARLVREALRMRPDRLVVGECRGDEVRELLSALNTGHDGGAGTVHANGLHDVPARLEALGAPAGLDDRALARQAASAIGLVVHVERSADGSRSIAGVGRPFIDDDGRLAIEEERWDSR; from the coding sequence ATGTCCGCACCGTTCGTCGTCCGTCGCCGCTCCGGGACCTCGGTCACCCCCGGTGCGAAGGAACGGACGGATGCTGCGCCCCGGCCGGCGTCGGCTGCCCCGGCGTTCGCTCCGGCGGCTGCTGCGCCGCCCGCCGCGGCGGGCGCGTGGGTGCCTCATCGGGGCGGTGCCGGTGCAGCGACTCGGGTGGCGAAGTCGGCGTCGCCCCCCGGGCTCGGTGAAGCAGCGAAACCCGCACTGAGCCCGGCTCGCCCGAACACAGTGGCATTCGCCCACAGTTCGGCGCAGCGGCCTCCCGTCCTCGAGCCCTTCGCGGCATATCTCGACGACCCGGAGGTCACCGACCTGTTCGTCAACGGCGCGGCGGGGCTGTTCGTCGATCGCGGAGCCGGGGTCGTGCAGGCGCGGGAATGGCGGGCGACCGAAGATGAGGTGCGCGATCTGGCCGTGGCGCTCATCGGCCTCGGTGGGCGGCACATCGACGACGCCGCTCCGTGCGTGGACGTGCGCCTCGACGGCGGCATCCGCGTTCACGCCGTGCTGCCGCCGATCGCCCCGGAGGGCACGGTCCTGTCGATCCGCGTGCCGCGCCTCGGCGCTGCAACGCTCGATGACCTGCAGCGCACGGGGATGTTCGACGAGGACGTGCGCCGACGGCTGGTCGACGCGATTGCGGGACGCGCGAACCTCCTGGTATCGGGGGCCGCCGGCGCGGGGAAGACCACACTGCTCGCGGCGCTTCTCGCGGAGGCACCCGCCCACGAGCGCATCGTCACGATCGAGGATGTCGCCGAGCTGCGCATCGCGCATCCGCATCACGTCCGCCTCGAGGCGCGTCAACCCAACATCGAAGGATCCGGCGGCGTCGGGCTTGCGCGGCTGGTGCGTGAGGCGCTGCGTATGCGGCCGGACCGGCTCGTGGTGGGGGAGTGCCGTGGCGACGAAGTCCGGGAGCTGCTCTCGGCACTGAATACCGGCCACGACGGCGGAGCCGGCACCGTGCACGCGAACGGACTCCACGACGTGCCCGCCCGGCTCGAGGCGCTCGGTGCACCCGCCGGACTCGACGATCGCGCACTCGCCCGCCAGGCGGCCAGTGCGATCGGGCTCGTCGTTCACGTGGAGCGGAGCGCGGACGGCTCCCGCAGCATCGCCGGAGTCGGTCGCCCGTTCATCGATGACGACGGGCGTCTCGCCATCGAGGAGGAGCGATGGGACTCTCGCTGA
- the acs gene encoding acetate--CoA ligase, protein MSEQTPLTQASSQIDHLLNEDRRFAPTDDFAANAIATAELYEDAMADRLGFWADQARDLHWHKPFTEVLDWSNPPFARWFADGELNVAYNCLDRHLEAGNGDRVALLWEGEPGDERRVTYAELTDEVKRLANVLEGLGVGQGDRVAIYLPMIPEAVASMLAVARIGAVHSVVFGGFSADSLRARIDDAGAKLVITADGGYRKGKVSPLKPAVDLALGDRGTGVQETVEHVLVVKRGGNDVDWAEGRDLWWHDVVPAASAEHEARAFPAENPLFILYTSGTTGKPKGILHTSGGYLTQSAFTNKVVHDLHPETDVYWCTADIGWITGHSYVTYGPLANGATQVLYEGTPDTPHPGRWWEIVQKYGVTVLYTAPTAIRSFMKLGRAIPKQFDLSSLRLLGSVGEPINPEAWMWYRKIIGGKTAPIVDTWWQTETGSIMVSALPGVTETKPGSAQVPLPGISIDVVDEDGTHVGNGNGGLLVITEPWPSMLRGIWGDPERFVETYWEKFQKQGYYFAGDGARLDDDGDVWLLGRVDDVMNVSGHRLSTTEIESALVGNEAVAEAAVVGASDETTGQAVVAFVIIKQSYLHAHSPDGLAQNLRLWVGEQIGPIARPRDVYIVGELPKTRSGKIMRRLLRDVAEGREVGDTTTLADTAVMSVISAQVR, encoded by the coding sequence ATGAGCGAACAGACCCCTCTCACGCAAGCCAGCAGCCAGATCGACCACCTGCTCAACGAGGACCGGCGGTTCGCGCCCACCGATGACTTCGCCGCCAACGCGATCGCGACGGCGGAGCTGTATGAGGACGCGATGGCCGACCGCCTCGGCTTCTGGGCCGACCAGGCGCGCGACCTGCACTGGCACAAGCCGTTCACCGAGGTGCTCGACTGGTCGAACCCGCCGTTCGCTCGGTGGTTCGCCGACGGCGAGCTCAACGTCGCGTACAACTGCCTCGATCGCCACCTCGAGGCCGGCAACGGCGACCGCGTCGCGCTGCTGTGGGAGGGCGAGCCGGGCGACGAGCGCCGCGTCACCTACGCCGAGCTCACCGACGAGGTGAAGCGGCTCGCAAACGTGCTCGAGGGCCTCGGCGTCGGCCAGGGCGACCGTGTCGCGATCTACCTGCCGATGATCCCCGAGGCGGTCGCCTCGATGCTCGCCGTCGCGCGCATCGGCGCCGTCCACTCCGTCGTGTTCGGCGGCTTCTCTGCCGACAGCCTGCGCGCCCGCATCGACGACGCCGGCGCGAAGCTCGTCATCACCGCCGACGGCGGCTACCGCAAGGGCAAGGTCTCGCCGCTCAAGCCCGCCGTCGACCTCGCCCTGGGCGACCGCGGCACGGGTGTGCAGGAGACCGTCGAGCACGTGCTCGTCGTCAAGCGCGGCGGCAACGACGTCGACTGGGCCGAGGGTCGCGACCTCTGGTGGCACGACGTCGTGCCCGCGGCGTCCGCCGAGCACGAGGCGCGGGCCTTCCCCGCCGAGAACCCGCTGTTCATCCTCTATACGTCGGGCACCACCGGCAAGCCCAAGGGCATCCTGCACACGTCGGGCGGCTACCTGACCCAGTCGGCGTTCACGAACAAGGTCGTGCACGACCTGCACCCCGAGACCGACGTGTACTGGTGCACCGCCGACATCGGCTGGATCACCGGACACAGCTACGTCACGTACGGCCCGCTCGCGAACGGCGCGACGCAGGTGCTCTACGAGGGCACGCCCGACACCCCGCACCCTGGCCGCTGGTGGGAGATCGTGCAGAAGTACGGGGTGACCGTGCTCTACACGGCGCCGACCGCGATCCGCTCGTTCATGAAGCTCGGCCGGGCGATCCCGAAGCAGTTCGATCTCTCGTCGCTGCGCCTGCTCGGCTCGGTGGGCGAACCCATCAACCCCGAGGCATGGATGTGGTACCGAAAGATCATCGGCGGCAAGACCGCGCCGATCGTCGACACGTGGTGGCAGACCGAGACCGGCTCGATCATGGTGTCCGCCCTACCCGGTGTCACCGAGACCAAGCCCGGGTCGGCACAGGTGCCGCTGCCCGGCATCTCGATCGACGTCGTCGACGAGGACGGCACCCACGTCGGCAACGGCAACGGCGGACTCCTGGTCATCACCGAGCCGTGGCCGTCCATGCTGCGCGGCATCTGGGGCGACCCGGAGCGCTTCGTCGAGACCTACTGGGAGAAGTTCCAGAAGCAGGGCTACTACTTCGCCGGCGACGGCGCGCGCCTGGACGACGACGGGGATGTGTGGCTGCTGGGCCGGGTCGACGACGTCATGAACGTCTCCGGCCACCGCCTGTCGACCACCGAGATCGAGTCGGCCCTGGTGGGCAACGAGGCCGTCGCCGAGGCGGCCGTCGTGGGCGCCTCCGACGAGACCACCGGCCAGGCCGTCGTGGCCTTCGTCATCATCAAGCAGTCATACCTCCATGCGCACTCCCCCGACGGCCTCGCGCAGAACCTGCGGCTGTGGGTCGGCGAGCAGATCGGCCCGATCGCGCGTCCCCGCGACGTCTACATCGTGGGCGAGCTGCCCAAGACCCGGTCCGGCAAGATCATGCGCCGCCTGCTCCGCGACGTCGCCGAGGGCCGCGAGGTCGGCGACACCACGACCCTCGCCGACACCGCCGTCATGTCGGTGATCTCCGCGCAGGTCAGGTAG
- a CDS encoding RidA family protein: MSVSARLAELGIDLPDVVPPVAAYVPAKAHGDLVYTAGQLPMVAGALPATGKVGEGHGLVPASDAKSYARQSALNAIAAAAAAVGGVDRLTGVLKVTGFVASVPEFTGQPGVINGASELLGEVFGDAGKHARSAVGVPVLPLDAPVEVEVVFSYA, translated from the coding sequence ATGAGCGTGAGCGCCCGTCTCGCCGAGCTCGGCATCGACCTTCCCGACGTCGTTCCTCCCGTGGCCGCGTACGTCCCTGCGAAGGCGCACGGCGACCTCGTCTACACCGCCGGCCAGCTGCCGATGGTCGCCGGCGCGCTGCCGGCGACCGGCAAGGTCGGCGAGGGCCACGGACTCGTGCCCGCCTCGGACGCCAAGTCCTACGCGCGCCAGAGCGCCCTCAACGCCATCGCGGCCGCGGCAGCCGCCGTGGGCGGAGTCGACCGCCTCACCGGCGTCCTCAAGGTCACCGGGTTCGTGGCATCCGTTCCCGAGTTCACCGGCCAGCCCGGTGTCATCAACGGCGCGAGCGAACTGCTCGGCGAGGTCTTCGGCGACGCCGGCAAGCACGCCCGCTCGGCCGTCGGCGTGCCGGTGCTGCCGCTCGACGCCCCCGTCGAAGTCGAGGTCGTCTTCTCGTACGCGTGA